TTGATTTTCGGCATAAAATTCCTTTACGGTGGGTTTTTTATGATAAATGATTTCGTCATTATAAAGGAATAACAACAAAATTTGAGCTGCTATTAAAAGATTTACAAAGTGTTTCATTCCTTTTCGATATTCCCATAGAACGCTTAATCCGAGTGCAAAGCTTACATAAATGACAAGCGGCCTTAGGAAATGGAAGCGAGCAAAGTTAAAGGTGTTCATAAAATGAAAACGTTTTGTTATTGGCTCCCAACCCTTATAAAACCAAAAGGCATACCACAACGATAAGCCAAAATTAAGAATAAAGAAGTAGATGAATAATCTATTTCTCCTCCATTGTTTATGAATTATTACCAAGATAAGCGATGCAACAAGAACAGGTAAAATAATCAATGTATGACCCGTCATGACATGTGTGTGTCCGTAAAGAAAATTTTTAAAGGTAAGTCTCATGACCCTCCATAAAGGCAAGTTTGTATGGAAATATTCATCGCGACTATTCGGTTCAACCGAAAATAAGAAAGAATACACCAATCGATATTCAACAACTAAGAAGATGAATGTCATATAAGCAAGTGCTGAAATAAAGCGAAGGTTCCAATTTTTTGATTTTAAAACATCCCATAGCCAAAGCATTGCCATAGCTGTTAAGAAAAAGAAAAAACCTAGGACGATGCTTGCATAAAAAGGCAATAAGGTGAGAACTAAACTATTTCCCCAGGTTTTCTTCCCTTTTCGGATATTGAGGAAAGCCCAAAGCGCAAGTGGCATACCTAATGTACTGAGCATTCCAGATGGCCAAAAGGGAGTTAATGAAAATGCTAGGGCAACTCCTACTGTGATCGGCTTGTCTTTTTCATCCACTAAAAAATGGTCTTTAAGTAAAAGCCACATTCCAATAAATGCGAAAATTCGAGTGATGGATTGACTTAAGGCATATGCGGTCATCGTTGGAAATAAAGCATACAACCATACAATCCCACTAAATTCAGACCCAAAGGCATTTCTTGGTAAACCGTTTATGATTTGTGGAATGGTTGCATTAAAGCCTCCAAAAAGCTCTCCACTCTTTGCTAATACCTTATACCATGCAATATTTGAATCTAAATTATCATGCACTCTAATATGAGCATTTTCTCCTAAAATAAACAGGGGCGACAAATAGATGAAGATAATTAGGAAGGCAAACAAGATTAAGATAATTTCATTATTTTCCCATTTTTCTTTCACTCGTTACACCTCACCGTACTCGTTCAATCGAAAATCCTTCAAGATTGTTTTTAAGTTTTGCTAAATCAAATATTTTATTCCTTATTAACGACAATTTGGAAGGTAATTTCCAAAGCTGTTTTAAAAATATTTGTGGTACAAGCAACGGGAACTGAATAAACTGTACGAGCATTTGTTTTAGGCAGGAGGAATGTTAATGTCTACTTTTATTAGTTATTTGTTTTTAGGACTATCATTAGCCGCACCTATTGGTCCAGTAAATGCAGCGCAAATTGAGAAAGGGATTAAAAGTGGATTTTTCCATGCGTGGTTTGTTGGTTTAGGAGCCATGGTTGCCGATGCGTTTTATATGTCACTTGTTTATTTAGGCTTTGTTCATTTTTTGGAAAAGCCAATCATCCAAGCATTTCTTTGGTCATTTGGATGTTTTGTCCTCATTTATACGGGTGTAGAAAGCTTAATTGGTGCTGGGGCTATTAAGACTTCCCATACCCGTAACTCCGAACCATTAACAAAATCTTTTATGTCTGGATTTTTTATGTCAATATCAAACCCATTAACCATCCTCTTTTGGTTAGGGATTTATGGATCGGTATTAGCTAAAACCGTGTCGAATTATAGTTTGGACCAACTGATTCTTTATAGTGCTGCGATTTTCTCAGGACTCCTTATTTGGGATCTATCGATGGCCTTACTTTCCAGTACATTTCGTCAATATTTATCGAGTTCATTACTAACCTTAATTGCCTACATATCAGGACTTTCCCTTATTGGTTTTGGTTGCTATTTTGGCATAGAGGCCTTCCGAGCATTATTTCTCCTCTAATAATTCGAATTTTTCAAATAGTGAACTTGGATTTGGTTTTTTGCCTTTTTTCGATAAAAAGTGAATAATAACGGAAACAACCCCAACAAGTACAATGAAACATATACTGACAAAAAATCCGGGACGAACAGATTCATGAAATAACGTCCCGCTAACAGCTAGTAATATTAGTAAAATGGCAATAATCCTTTTGACATGTCCGAACCATGTAATTTTTATTAATCTTTTCACAGAAACCAAAACAAATAACCAATTATATAAGAGCATTAATCCTGCAGCTGTTGTAATATACTCGTATATTTTGTTTGGCATCACAAGAGCCATTACAATGGATACGATTAGGCCGCACACAGTTAATGCAAGCGCGTACATTGGAGTTTTAAGCTTTCCTTTCTTTGCAAAACGCTTTGGAGCATCTCCGTCTTCGGCTAGAGTTACTAACATGCTCGTGACTGCAAACAGGGATGCTGACATAGTTGAAAATCCAGCAATAATTAACGCTCCATTAAAAAGGTGTGGAAAAAAAGCCAGATTGTAACTTTTCATTGCAATAACAAAGGGACTTTCTTCCGAATTAAAGCTTTGCCATGACACCATACTTACAGCAAATCCAATCGAGATAATATAGATCGTGGTTAAAACCAAAATCATAATTTTTCCTGATTTTCCCGCATCTTCTTTGTTTTTGAGCCTGACGGACATGATGCCCATTATTTCTATACCTCCAAAGGCATAGAATGCAAAGATTAGTCCTGACCATAATCCTTTAAGACCTGAAGGAAAAAAATCATGAGCCTGACTCGGAACATTGAATACTTCCTTTCCATTGTCAAGAAAACCTAGTAACCCAGCACCAGCAAGAATAATAAACATAAGGATCGCAGCAATTTTCACAACAGCAAAAAGATTCTCCATTCTTTCAAAGCCTTTAACACCCGTTAAAACAACAATAATTCCCAATACAGCAAAAATAGTTGCAAAAACCCATAAAGGTATGTTTGGGAACCAAAACTTTGAAAAGATCGATAATGCTGTTAGCTGGCTACCCATTATCAACATTTCAGAAAACCAGTAAACCCAACCACTACTAAATCCCGCCCACCTGCCAAACGCTTTTTTTGCATAGGACCGAAATGAACCCTTTTGGGGGTCATTTGCATACATTTTTGATAGTGCGTCAAACACAATATACGTTGCAATGGCAGCTAAAATAAAGGCAAGGAGCATGGAAGGTCCTGTAATTCGAATCCCAAGTCCAGAGCCCAAAAAATATCCTGTTCCAATAATGCAACCGACACCAATTAATGATAGCTGCCACCACTCTAACAAATTTTCTCCCTGCTGGCTTCTACTCTTTTTATCGGTCAATTGAAGCCTCCTTTAGCCAATTCGACGTACGTCTCAGTAGAATTTACAGACAGTGTTATTTTGTGTTGGAATTCGATGGCTATTCTAAATTAAGGGTTGAAACATTTTACTCATAAAAAAAGACATTTTCCGACATGAAAATAGGAAAAATGTCTTATCTTGCGCTTTCCCGAGAAATAATTTTCAAAAAGTCAATACTTTCCAGGTGGTTTTTTCTTTAAACTTTGAACTTTTTATGATTAATTCTTATTGACTGCATCTTCAAACGGTGCATAGAATACACCTTTTGGAGCTAAATATTCCCCTTCTTGAAATCGGGTCTCCCCATTCACGATATAGTCACCAGGATGGAAATAGTCAAAAAGCCCACTTATACTATGTAATAGGATAAAATTCTCATTTAATTCATCCATTAATTCACGGTATCCTTCATAATCGATGATCTCAAAATCCTCATCCAGTTCGAAATTTTCCTTAATTGATTCAATAAATTCATCATGGTTACTCGTAGCTATATAAAGATCGACATCTAAACAATCTAAACATAAGAGTACCTCTTCACCCTTTATCCGCTCATAAGAACGATTTACTATTTCTTGTAATATAGAAAGGATTTTTTCGGAATTAACAAGCTCTTTCGTCGTTTTAAGCATAATGTTACCTCCTTTGTATGTGTTTCGTGTCCTTAGTGATTAACCTTATTATTCCACAGACTATTTTCCATTTTGTATAAAAACCTGTCAATAAAAAATTACATATATGAAGAACAAATATTCGCTTCTCCCAACAAATCCCCATCGTTAAATATTCATGAAACAATCAAAAATATACATACTATTACAAAAGAGTGCAATTGAAAAGGAGTAGGTGAACCATTAAATGAAGCTAAAATGTATATGTAGTCTGTTTCTTTTTTGCTGCTTGAATACAATCTTCCTGGCTAATTCTCCCGTTAATGTGTATGGAAGAATGATTGAAACAGAACAAAAACCTGAACCTGCCTATGCAAAATGGGGCAGACTGGCCATGAAGAAAGCAAAAGAACATTATCCTAAAGCAGATATAATAGACTATCTCCATGTTGGAAGAATTGAAAGTGCTAAAACCACAACCGAAACCTTTAAACTTTGGTTAAAGGAAGGCAGTAAGGAATTCGGAGTTATCATTAAAATTGAATTTGATACAACAACAGAACAAGTAAAACGGATTTCGTATCAAAAAACATCACGCTAACTTTTAAGATCAGGACGAACACTGGATAAAATTCAGTGTTTTTTCATTTCAAAAGAAGATTCCTTAAAATGTTTTTCCGACAAAATGAAATGAATTAATATTTCATCCGACAAAACGCGCATTGTAATCGTTAACATAGCAGGAATTTGTCGAGCGTATGTTCTTGATTATCTATTGCTCCAGTCATATACTAATAACAATATATCTTGATACACCGCCTTTTTCCTAAGTTTTATGTATTTTTAAAGGCAGTCTTCTTTTGTGTATGCCACTCGATTAATTCCTTTTTAAGGCTATATCGCCAAAGTTGTTTTTCCTCATTTACAGCGGAAATGAACCGCAATTCGAAAAAGATTACTTTTCGTAGAAAAATTTCAATTTATTAAGAAAGGGAGTATGAAAATGATTAAAGTAACTGTAACAATTAACTACCAGGGTAAGAACTACGTAACAAATGTTTTAACTGATAAAGAAACAGGTGAGGAAACGATTAAGCAAATGGCATTTGAACAAGTAAGAAAACAGTGGTCAAGATAATACACAACAAAGCAACATCAATTTAAACACCTCTTCCTCTTTTCTAAACCAACTTAAGCATAAACAGGTTTAGAACGTAAAGAATACTTAAGGAGGAGGTGTTTTTTTGGTTTCATTAACTGATATATTCGTTGCTCGCGAGAATATGCGTGGATTGATCCATGTAACTCCACTTGATTATTCTAAAACGTTTAGCACGCTTGCAGGCAATGAAGTGTACTTAAAGCTTGAAAATCTTCAAAAAACTGGTTCTTTTAAGGTGAGAGGTTCTTTTAATAAAATGCTTGCACTAAAAAACGAGAATGTACATAAAGGGGTCATCGCAGCATCTGCAGGAAACCATGCCCAAGGAGTGGCTTTTTCTTCTAGTCTACTCGATCTTCCTTGTACGATTGTCATGCCGAAAGGAGCTCCTATAAGTAAAATATTAGCAACCCGAAAATATGGTGCAGAGGTTGAATTGCATGGAACTGTTTTTGATGACGCGCTTGCTTATGCCTTAAAACTAAAAGAACAAAATGGTTCAGCCTTTGTCCATCCCTTCGATGATCATTATGTTGTTGCTGGACAAGGTACAGTCGGATTAGAAATACTTGAACAACTTCCTGATGTAGAAGCGATTGTTTGTCCAATTGGTGGAGGTGGATTAATCTCCAGGACTTGCAATGGCCATTAAAGAACAAAAACCATCTGTTAAAATATACGGAATTGAAGCTGAAGCATGCCCGAGCATGAAGCAATCACTTTTAGTAGACCACACCGTGACGGTTGATTCTCAACCAACGATGGCAGACGGCATTGCTGTTAAAAAACCTGGTGAGCTCCCCTTCCAAATTGTACAAAAATATGTTGATGAAGTTTTTTGTGTAGATGAAATGGAAATTGCAAGAACCATGTTAATGCTATTAGAACGCAGCAAACTACTTGTTGAAGGATCTGGAGCCTGTTCGCTTGCATCATTACTCTACCAAAAAATTCCTATTGCTGGAAAGAAGACCGTGGCTGTCATCAGTGGAGGAAATGTCGATGTAAGTTTTATTTCGAGAATCATTGAACGTGGAATGGTAGAGGCTGGAAGATTTGTTCACTTTAGTTTATTTTTAAAGGACAAGACCGGGCAAACTCGAGAAACTCCTCCAAAATATCACCAATTTAGAAGCGAATGTCTTGAATCTTTCACTAGACCATATTGGTGAAAAAATATTTCCAGGATATGCTTTGCTTCATCTATCATTGGAAACTAAAGATCATAGTCATGTAGAATATATTTTTAAAGAATTAGCAAAAAAAGGATATGAAATCCAGCAGTGATCAATTGACATAAGAAAAGCTAATGGCGCCTAGAGCATGACACCCATCAAAGTTTTAGACATTCCTGACTCAAAATGAAAAATGGCTCCGAATCTCATTTGGTGGCCATTTTTTCATTTTTCGAACTAAAATTGGTGATGAAAATAAGACAAACATAGGACTGTTTGTGTTATTCTTGAAAGTAACGCAAAAGCAAAATAGAAAATCAACAAATAAGGAGTTTCAGCATGAAGGATTATCAAATACTATTTTTAGATATTGACGGAACGATATTGCGTCCCGACCATACGATTGAAGATACAACGATTAAGGCCATAAATGAAATGAAGGAAAAAGATATTCATGTGGTATTATCCACTGGTAGACCGCTTCATGAATTGACCGAAATATCAGCTGAGTTGAATGTGGATTCATTTATCGCCTACAATGGCTCATATGCTATTTATAAAGGGAAGGAAATTTTTAAAAAGTATATGGATGACAGCATTCTATCCCATTATTTAGAGATAGCAGAAGAAAACCAACATGACTTTATCCTTTACTCTAACAGCCATAACCTATCGACAAACCTTAATTCTCAGAAATCTATGGATTTTTATACTAAGTTCGCATTAACCAAAAACAAACAATTTCTCCCGGAGCATTTGAGTCATATTTTATCAGCAACAGTTCTTACTAACGATCAAAATGAACAAGCCCTTTATCCAGAATATGAGGGAATTTTCTTTTCACCTGTAAATGTAAATGGAATGCAAAACTGTTTTGATATCTTAATGGATGATATTAACAAAGGAGTTGCAGTCCAATCGATGCTTTCATATTTAGATATCCCACGTGAGCATGCAATTGCCTTTGGCGATGGACTAAATGATAAAGAAATGCTTTCTTATGTAGGTGAGGGCTTTGCAATGGGAAATGCCCATCCAGCCTTATTTGAGTATGCTAAGCATAAAACGACAGATGTTCATAATTCTGGTATATACAATGGTTTAAAAAAGTTAGGTTTACTCATTTAAATAACACAACAGTAAAGAAGGAGTCCCTCATATAGGATGACTCCTTCTTTATTTATTTGTATCCCCTTTTCAATTTCCAGTAAATTGAGGCTTCCTTTTCTCGAATTGTGCCCTTATTCCCTCTTTGTAATCTTCTGTCTGGAGGAGCACGGTTTGGACCATATTTTCATTCATTAATGCCACGTCAAGATTACTTGACCCAGCACGGTTTAATAAATGTTTTACATATTTATTACATAACGGAGCACCGTTAATAATAAACTGGGAAAAATCAATCGCTGTTTTAAGAAGGTTGGCGTTTCCGTTTATTATTTGATTCACGATTCCTTTTTCAAGTGCTTCCTCTGCAGATATTTCTTTACCTGAAGAAATCCACTCTTTAGCAACCCGTAATGGAACATGTTCGACTAAATGCTTTGTCATACCAAGATCTGGTATAAGCCCTAGCTTTGAATAATTTAATGCAAACTTTGCTTTTCTTTCAGCAATAATAAAGTCCGATGCTAAAGCAATGCTAAATCCTGCACCTGCTGCATAGCCCTGAACCGCAGTTATCACATATTTATCTAAATCGACGATTGTTTTTGCTAATGATGAGGTTAACTCAATCCATTTTGTGGTCTCTCTTGCATTCTCCAGAGACATCATCACCTCTAAATCTGCACCAATACAAAAAGACTTTCCCTCTCCAGAAAGGATAATGACTTTTACATCTGGATCTTCCTCAGCTACACGTAACGCTTCTACAACCATAACAACCATTTCCTCATTCAAAGCATTTGTATGGTTAGGTCGATTCAAGATGATGTGTCCAATTTGGTCTTCAACTCTGTAAATGACGGGACTTGACATTTTGATTTCTCCCTTCAACTAATAAGTTTGGAGGCCGGGGACTTTGACTCATCGTTCTATTTCCTGTCACGGCTAAGTACTTATTTTATATAATTAACATTCCATTTTACGAGCTAAATCCCTTTTCGATTCGAGAGTCATTTCTTACAACTTTATGTCAAATATTACCACTATCATTATGTTCACTACGATAATATCCTACTGAATCATGAAATGAACCAGATATATCGATAAAAAAACAGGCGACTCTTTTTTGGAGTCACCTGTACTTTTAATTCTTGCTAAGGTCTAGTTTATATATACCAAATCCCTGTTCATCTAGTTCTTTCGTAAATGAAATTCGACTTCCTGCTTTAATATAGAGCGCTCCTTTTGGTGATGTCGTAAAGCTAATTTTAACATTGTTATTAATCGGAGCTATTGACCAGTTTTGGTCTACCTTTGGTGTAATTTCCTTTAGTTCAAATATATATTTCATTAAAATTTGCCGATTTTGATCGACAGAATCAACGACGATCTCATTTCCCCCTAATCCAGGAAAATTACCTCCTCCATCCGCGCGATAGTTGTTGGTGACAACAATAAACTCTTGTTTTGGATCAATTGGTTTATGATTATAAGTAAGATTAATCACCCGACTGGACGCTGGATTAATTAGTTTACCAGTTAAATCATATTTTGGAGGTTTCGTCACATCAAATTGGTACTGTATCCCGTCAATAACGTCAAAATTAAAGACAGGATAATTCGTGTTTAGTAGAGCTTGAACATCTGTTTTTATCGGGTCAATTGTATTAAATTGCCCTGCAGACATTTCAAGCCATTCCTTCACTACTGCCCCTTTTACCTTAATAGCCTGCAAAGTATTGTCGTACAAATACAAATCGCCAGTACTCCGAATCGATAAATCCCCTTTTTTAATTTCTGTATAATCTTCAAAGCCATTTCTACCTGCCTTAAACGGCGCACTAACTGAAAGGATTGGCAATTGACGGTATTCTGGCTTATTCTTTTTTATGTAATTTTGTACGTACCATTTTTGTGCATTCGTGACAACTTGAATGGAAGGATCATCCTGCACTAATGCAAAATAACTTTGAATATCATCATTTGTCCTTCCCATTGGTGTATTAATGTAATTTATCGTTTCTCGATGATCTCTCATGACTGCTTTAACGATTGACTTGTCTTCTTCTACAATACTTTTCACATTAAGATTTCCTAAAGCTGTATCCATATCTTCAAGCCATATTTCTCGTGTGAAGGATTGTGAATCGACAACTTTCCATTTTTCATTTTCTATATTTAACTGTAAATCAATAATTCCAAGTGACCCACCACCATAACCAGCTTGAACAGCGGGAACACCATTAATGGTCCCCTTTCGATTGTCTATGCCAGCCAATGGTTGCTTATCTGGGCCTAACAATGTTCCATCTTGTGCAGTTGCCGCTTTCAGCCGGAAATAGTTTATGAGTATGGGAAAATGTAATTGCATCTATCCCTGGTATTTCGCTTAGCGGAAAAACAGCATTTTCGGTTTCACTTCTTGAGGGTCTTAACCCAGTATGAGCCAATACAATAACAAGATCGGCTCCTTTCTTTCTGATTTCTGGAATAAACTTTTTGGCAGTCTCAACAATATCTTTAACCACCACTTTTCCTTGTAATATCCCTTTATCCCATTGCATTGCTTGTGGAGGTAGAAAGCCGATAAACCCAATTTTTAGCACATGCTTTTTTCCGTTTTCATCAATGAACATTTTCTTCATAATACGGTATGGCTTGAACATATTTTTATCGTTTTGCGGATTTGCATCATGGTCATCGATAAAAACATTTGCATTCACATAAGGAAATTCAGCATCGTTATATGCTTCCTTAAGAAAATCAAATCCAAAGTTAAATTCATGGTTACCTAAGGTTGCTATATCATATCCCATCCTATTCATCGCTTTAAACACCGGATGGACCTCGCCAGGCTTTAATACATTATATTTTGCTTTATAGGTGGCAAGCTGAGTGCCTTGAATTAAATCACCATTGTCAACAAGAATACTATTCTTTACTTCCTTTCTGGCATTTTTAATTAACGTTGCTGTTTTCGCTAACCCGACCTTTGGATAGACTTCATCCTTATTGTAGTCATAGCTTAAAATATTTCCATGTACATCTGTTGTTTCCATAATTCTTAGTTTTAATAAAGCAGGTGTCGTTCTTTCATCCTTCATGGTGGCCAAGATTACCTCCTTGCCACATGCTGTTTGCTCCGCACCAAAAGCTGAGAATAATCCGATTGCCAGGCTAAATCCAAGAGAAGCTGATAGAAGTTTTTTTAGATGTGGCTTTTCCAAAAAAATCGCTCCTTGTATCATCATGCTTACATATTTCGATAATGCGAACCCATGTAGTTAAACGCGGTTTGTAATGATGATATTGTTTCCAAAATCTTGTTTTAATACCAGAAAAGTTTCGAAGCAAATATTTATTGAGATTTAACTTGTTTATTAATGTGGTGATTTATGTTAACCTACATTTAATAAAGTTTACATTTCTTAGTTTATTCAATTTTTTATAGGCGGTGAGTTTAATGTTTTTAAGAGGGCATCATCTTTTGTGTATTCAAGGTTTTCGCGGCATGGGTTATAGTGAGGATTTTGTTAAAAACATGACTGAAATAGTCG
The DNA window shown above is from Bacillus sp. T3 and carries:
- a CDS encoding DUF6044 family protein is translated as MKEKWENNEIILILFAFLIIFIYLSPLFILGENAHIRVHDNLDSNIAWYKVLAKSGELFGGFNATIPQIINGLPRNAFGSEFSGIVWLYALFPTMTAYALSQSITRIFAFIGMWLLLKDHFLVDEKDKPITVGVALAFSLTPFWPSGMLSTLGMPLALWAFLNIRKGKKTWGNSLVLTLLPFYASIVLGFFFFLTAMAMLWLWDVLKSKNWNLRFISALAYMTFIFLVVEYRLVYSFLFSVEPNSRDEYFHTNLPLWRVMRLTFKNFLYGHTHVMTGHTLIILPVLVASLILVIIHKQWRRNRLFIYFFILNFGLSLWYAFWFYKGWEPITKRFHFMNTFNFARFHFLRPLVIYVSFALGLSVLWEYRKGMKHFVNLLIAAQILLLFLYNDEIIYHKKPTVKEFYAENQFQAIKNYINMPVEQYRVASIGLHPAIAQYNGFYTLDTYNNFYPLKYKHQFRTIIEKELKKDKRIRKYFDKWGGRCYFFTDELGKSYMLKKHSKKKLSRVSLNLEPFKEMGGQYLFSGIPILNAKENGLTLEKVFESKNSAWKIYLYKVF
- a CDS encoding LysE family transporter; the encoded protein is MSTFISYLFLGLSLAAPIGPVNAAQIEKGIKSGFFHAWFVGLGAMVADAFYMSLVYLGFVHFLEKPIIQAFLWSFGCFVLIYTGVESLIGAGAIKTSHTRNSEPLTKSFMSGFFMSISNPLTILFWLGIYGSVLAKTVSNYSLDQLILYSAAIFSGLLIWDLSMALLSSTFRQYLSSSLLTLIAYISGLSLIGFGCYFGIEAFRALFLL
- a CDS encoding amino acid permease, which gives rise to MTDKKSRSQQGENLLEWWQLSLIGVGCIIGTGYFLGSGLGIRITGPSMLLAFILAAIATYIVFDALSKMYANDPQKGSFRSYAKKAFGRWAGFSSGWVYWFSEMLIMGSQLTALSIFSKFWFPNIPLWVFATIFAVLGIIVVLTGVKGFERMENLFAVVKIAAILMFIILAGAGLLGFLDNGKEVFNVPSQAHDFFPSGLKGLWSGLIFAFYAFGGIEIMGIMSVRLKNKEDAGKSGKIMILVLTTIYIISIGFAVSMVSWQSFNSEESPFVIAMKSYNLAFFPHLFNGALIIAGFSTMSASLFAVTSMLVTLAEDGDAPKRFAKKGKLKTPMYALALTVCGLIVSIVMALVMPNKIYEYITTAAGLMLLYNWLFVLVSVKRLIKITWFGHVKRIIAILLILLAVSGTLFHESVRPGFFVSICFIVLVGVVSVIIHFLSKKGKKPNPSSLFEKFELLEEK
- a CDS encoding YqzG/YhdC family protein; translated protein: MKLKCICSLFLFCCLNTIFLANSPVNVYGRMIETEQKPEPAYAKWGRLAMKKAKEHYPKADIIDYLHVGRIESAKTTTETFKLWLKEGSKEFGVIIKIEFDTTTEQVKRISYQKTSR
- a CDS encoding BA3454 family stress response protein; translation: MIKVTVTINYQGKNYVTNVLTDKETGEETIKQMAFEQVRKQWSR
- a CDS encoding HAD family hydrolase codes for the protein MKDYQILFLDIDGTILRPDHTIEDTTIKAINEMKEKDIHVVLSTGRPLHELTEISAELNVDSFIAYNGSYAIYKGKEIFKKYMDDSILSHYLEIAEENQHDFILYSNSHNLSTNLNSQKSMDFYTKFALTKNKQFLPEHLSHILSATVLTNDQNEQALYPEYEGIFFSPVNVNGMQNCFDILMDDINKGVAVQSMLSYLDIPREHAIAFGDGLNDKEMLSYVGEGFAMGNAHPALFEYAKHKTTDVHNSGIYNGLKKLGLLI
- a CDS encoding enoyl-CoA hydratase/isomerase family protein, whose product is MSSPVIYRVEDQIGHIILNRPNHTNALNEEMVVMVVEALRVAEEDPDVKVIILSGEGKSFCIGADLEVMMSLENARETTKWIELTSSLAKTIVDLDKYVITAVQGYAAGAGFSIALASDFIIAERKAKFALNYSKLGLIPDLGMTKHLVEHVPLRVAKEWISSGKEISAEEALEKGIVNQIINGNANLLKTAIDFSQFIINGAPLCNKYVKHLLNRAGSSNLDVALMNENMVQTVLLQTEDYKEGIRAQFEKRKPQFTGN